Proteins co-encoded in one Ananas comosus cultivar F153 linkage group 15, ASM154086v1, whole genome shotgun sequence genomic window:
- the LOC109721432 gene encoding heterogeneous nuclear ribonucleoprotein 1-like, whose amino-acid sequence METDHGKLFIGGISWETNEDRLREYFQSFGEVVEAVIMRDRTTGRARGFGFIVFADPSVAERVVMEKHMIDGRMVEAKKAIPRDDNQAINKSNGSAHGSSPSPGRIRKIFVGGLPSTVTEADFKKYFDQFGTIVDVVVMYDHNTQRPRGFGFITFDSEDAVDRALLKTFHELNGKMVEVKRAVPKELSPGINTRSPNAGYNYNYGLSRGNSFLTGYNQGLSPSSISGYGMRMDGRLGLLAGARGNGYSLFGSGYGIGMNIEPGINPSFDRSRNFNNSLNYGQQLSPYYSASSSRYDSSSGYGGGSDITGSMLSSVDRNIWGDGGLNYSANSASSNSFTPSGGGNIGGFGNNSANWGNLGGFGESRSGLGATNYGINSGSGAVNTSFAVLGNSYGGNGADSYNSNPMYEDITWKPASSELDGSGPFGYQLGNGASDDTMRIRHLR is encoded by the exons ATGGAGACCGATCATGGCAAGCTATTTATCGGGGGCATCTCGTGGGAGACGAATGAGGACCGGCTTCGCGAGTACTTCCAGAGCTTCGGCGAGGTGGTGGAAGCCGTCATCATGCGGGACCGAACCACCGGTCGCGCTCGCGGTTTCGGTTTCATCGTGTTTGCTGATCCGTCCGTCGCAGAGAGAGTCGTCATGGAGAAGCATATGATCGATGGCCGCATG GTGGAGGCCAAAAAAGCTATTCCTCGTGATGATAATCAGGCCATTAACAAGAGCAATGGCAGTGCCCACGGTTCTTCTCCCAGCCCGGGCCGCATCAGAAAGATATTTGTGGGAGGCCTCCCGTCGACGGTGACGGAGGCCGACTTCAAGAAGTACTTTGATCAGTTCGGGACCATCGTCGATGTCGTCGTGATGTACGATCACAACACACAGAGGCCGAGGGGCTTTGGCTTCATCACATTTGACTCGGAGGATGCTGTGGATCGGGCATTGCTCAAAACCTTCCACGAGCTGAACGGTAAGATGGTTGAGGTGAAGAGGGCTGTGCCGAAAGAATTATCCCCTGGGATCAACACGCGTTCTCCTAATGCAGGGTATAATTATAACTATGGTTTGAGTAGGGGAAATAGCTTTCTTACTGGATACAATCAAGGGCTCAGCCCAAGCTCTATAAGCGGTTATGGAATGAGGATGGATGGAAGACTTGGGCTGCTAGCTGGTGCGCGTGGTAATGGTTACTCTTTGTTTGGTTCTGGATACGGAATTGGAATGAATATTGAGCCAGGGATAAATCCAAGTTTTGATAGAAGCAGAAACTTCAATAATAGCCTAAATTATGGGCAGCAATTGAGCCCTTATTATAGTGCGAGTTCAAGTAGATACGATAGTAGCAGTGGCTATGGTGGGGGTAGTGATATTACCGGGTCAATGCTCAGTTCAGTTGATCGTAATATATGGGGCGATGGCGGACTTAATTATAGTGCTAACTCAGCAAGCTCCAATAGCTTTACGCCATCTGGAGGTGGGAACATAGGTGGGTTTGGTAATAATAGTGCGAATTGGGGAAATTTGGGTGGATTTGGAGAGAGTAGGTCTGGTCTTGGTGCAACCAATTATGGAATTAATAGTGGGAGTGGCGCTGTTAACACTTCTTTTGCCGTATTAGGCAATAGTTATGGAGGCAACGGTGCAGATTCATACAATAGTAACCCAATGTACGAAGATATAACATGGAAGCCTGCATCTTCTGAGCTCGATGGGTCTGGCCCATTTGGTTATCAGCTTGGGAATGGAGCTTCAGATGACACAATGAGGATCCGGCATCTTCGATAA
- the LOC109721812 gene encoding thymidine kinase-like isoform X2 yields MKKRTAVIIKSSKDMRYGLNCAVTHDGAKMPCWALAELSMFRDKLGAEAYGKLDVIGIDEAQFFEDLYEFCCSAADHDGKIVIVAGLDGDYLRKKFGSVLDIIPLADTVTKLTACCQLCGRRAFFTLRKTKETQTELIGGADVYMPVCREHYANGDIVIQATRNRVGS; encoded by the exons ATGAAAAAAAG AACTGCAGTGATTATAAAATCTAGCAAGGATATGAGGTATGGATTGAACTGTGCAGTGACACATGACGGGGCAAAGATGCCGTGCTGGGCTCTGGCCGAGCTTTCAATGTTTCGGGATAAACTTGGAGCTGAGGCCTATGGTAAG CTGGATGTTATAGGGATTGACGAAGCCCAATTCTTCGAAGATCTGTATGAATTCTGCTGCAGCGCAGCTGATCATGACGGGAAGATAGTTATCGTGGCTGGCCTCGATGGCGACTACTTAAG AAAAAAATTTGGCTCAGTTCTCGACATCATTCCCTTAGCTGATACCGTCACGAAGCTCACGGCATGTTGTCAACTATGCGGTCGCCGCGCTTTCTTTACCTTGAGGAAGACGAAGGAGACGCAAACCGAACTCATCGGAGGCGCCGATGTCTACATGCCGGTCTGCAGAGAGCACTATGCAAACGGAGATATTGTAATTCAAGCCACAAGGAATCGTGTCGGATCTTGA